In a single window of the Larimichthys crocea isolate SSNF chromosome XVII, L_crocea_2.0, whole genome shotgun sequence genome:
- the tm2d1 gene encoding TM2 domain-containing protein 1 — protein MLRSRAVWTPELSVQSLNAPGCHVTVMASSRRRCLRSGLVSLLIYCVYTDTRLGPPEEAERCDSLRLGQYLCKDPKIDEATQEPENCRDATAWVECLPAPNISCRLSNGTEFRFSGGEVGFNKTIPCRNVSGYSYKVAVALSLFLGWLGADRFYLGYPALGLLKFCTVGFCGIGTLIDFILIAMQIVGPADGSNYIVDYYGTRLTRLSITNQTYRKPHLSL, from the exons ATGCTGCGTTCACGTGCTGTCTGGACTCCTGAGCTCTCCGTACAG TCCTTGAACGCACCGGGCTGTCACGTGACAGTCATGGCGTCCTCGCGCAGACGGTGTCTCCGCTCCGGGCTCGTGTCTCTGttgatttactgtgtttacacCGACACGCGGCTCGGTCCACCGGAGGAGGCGGAGCGCTGCGACAGCCTGAGGCTCGGACA GTATCTCTGTAAAGATCCAAAGATCGATGAAGCCACTCAGGAGCCGGAGAACTGCAGAGACGCGACAGCCTGGG tggagTGCCTCCCGGCTCCAAACATCAGCTGTCGACTCTCCAACGGGACCGAGTTCAGGTTCAGTGGGGGGGAGGTGGGCTTCAACAAAACCATCCCCTGCAGGAAtgt gaGCGGTTATTCCTACAAAGTGGCCGTGGCGCTGTCTCTGTTTCTGGGCTGGCTCGGAGCGGACCGCTTCTACCTGGGATATCCTGCGTTAG GACTGCTGAAGTTCTGTACTGTCGGCTTCTGTGGGATCGGAACTCTGATTGACTTCATCCTGATCGCCATGCAG ATCGTGGGTCCAGCTGACGGATCAAACTACATCGTGGATTATTACGGCACCCGGCTGACCCGCCTGTCCATCACCAACCAGACCTACAGGAAGCCACACCTGTCTCTGTGA